From one Mycobacterium colombiense CECT 3035 genomic stretch:
- a CDS encoding M24 family metallopeptidase, with amino-acid sequence MTTFAQLETNTGNGLVIPETADLARLRRETGARLRSAMAERGVDAMILLGNNAVGYATGASWPLGDAGLSYVERPVAVVLADDEWPHLFLPFREGASQESDLPVDHLHGPVYLEFDEGVEQFARQLADLVPARAVLAVDELTGAMSRAAKLLFPGGAPVDAAAIVSAAKSVKTPDELSCMRTAIRITDEAMVEVQKSLAPGIRQIDLSARFLRRAFELGATASMLEPIWQVMPPSKAEGVWTTHGDLALPLLTTERELAEGDVLWTDVSITYQGYCSDFGRTWIVGRDPSPRQQAQFDKWFEIMSAVLGVAKAGATAADLGRAAIKANGGTKPWLPHFYLGHGIGVNAAEMPMIGTDLGQDFDENFVLRSGMVLVLEPVVWEDGTGGYRSEEVLVITEEGWIRLTDYPYDPYGN; translated from the coding sequence GTGACCACGTTCGCGCAACTGGAGACCAACACCGGCAACGGACTGGTGATCCCGGAAACGGCCGACCTGGCTCGTCTGCGCCGCGAGACGGGGGCCCGGCTGCGTTCGGCGATGGCCGAGCGCGGGGTCGACGCGATGATCCTGCTGGGCAACAACGCGGTGGGCTATGCCACCGGTGCAAGCTGGCCGCTCGGTGACGCCGGATTGTCCTACGTCGAACGGCCGGTGGCCGTGGTGCTCGCCGACGACGAATGGCCACACCTGTTCCTGCCCTTCCGCGAGGGGGCCTCGCAGGAGTCCGACTTGCCCGTCGACCACCTGCACGGGCCGGTCTACCTCGAATTCGACGAGGGGGTAGAGCAATTCGCGCGCCAGCTGGCCGACCTCGTTCCGGCCAGGGCGGTACTCGCCGTCGACGAGCTCACCGGCGCCATGTCGCGTGCGGCGAAGCTCCTGTTCCCGGGCGGCGCACCCGTTGACGCCGCGGCCATCGTCAGCGCCGCGAAGTCGGTGAAAACGCCGGACGAATTGTCATGCATGCGTACGGCCATCCGGATCACGGACGAAGCGATGGTGGAGGTCCAGAAGAGCCTGGCCCCCGGCATCCGCCAGATCGATTTGTCGGCAAGGTTTCTGCGCCGCGCTTTCGAGCTGGGCGCCACGGCCAGCATGCTGGAGCCGATCTGGCAGGTGATGCCGCCGAGCAAGGCGGAGGGAGTCTGGACCACGCACGGCGATTTGGCGCTGCCGCTGCTGACCACCGAACGCGAGCTGGCCGAAGGTGATGTGCTGTGGACCGACGTCAGCATCACCTATCAGGGCTACTGCTCCGACTTCGGCCGCACCTGGATCGTCGGCCGGGATCCGTCGCCGCGCCAGCAGGCCCAGTTCGACAAGTGGTTCGAGATCATGAGCGCGGTGCTCGGTGTTGCGAAGGCCGGTGCCACGGCAGCGGACCTGGGCCGGGCCGCGATCAAAGCCAACGGCGGCACCAAACCGTGGCTGCCGCACTTTTACCTGGGCCACGGCATCGGCGTCAACGCCGCCGAAATGCCCATGATCGGAACCGATCTCGGCCAGGACTTCGACGAGAATTTTGTCCTGCGATCCGGAATGGTGCTGGTGCTGGAACCCGTGGTGTGGGAGGACGGCACCGGCGGCTACCGCAGCGAAGAGGTCCTGGTGATCACCGAGGAAGGCTGGATTCGTTTGACCGACTACCCCTATGACCCCTATGGCAACTGA
- a CDS encoding multicopper oxidase family protein, which yields MAAGIAGGFALTACSQSKPEPTGNARLAAAIAETEAARPHSGRTVTAQLTPQVVEVDLGGPVVRTLAYGNSIPGPVIRARIGDEVEVTVSNRLDHPTSVHWHGIALRNDMDGAEPATPNIAAGHDFTYRFSVPNSGTYWAHPHTGLDEDTGLYLPVIVDDPTEANYDAEWIVVLDDWTDGVGKSPQQLYGELSNPNKQNAPGTTTSTTSTTTETSPTTTSETTTETTSTSPTTSTSPAPAPAAAGVGTSDLLGGDAGDIAYPYYLINGRIPSSPMTFNAKPGQRVRIRFINTASDTTFRVALAGHAMTVTHTDGYPVVPAQVDALLIGMAERYDVTVTAADGVFPLVAVAEGKNALARALLSTASGSAPDPQFQPGELTKRVGTVEMFTATTPVNLGRPDPGLNLPVVLGGNMMQYNWTINGQPYGKTNPLHVQEGQRLTISFDNATMMYHPIHLHGHTFQVIRADGSPGARKDTVMVLPKQKLGAVLVADNPGTWVMHCHNTYHQVAGMMTRLDYVF from the coding sequence ATGGCCGCGGGCATCGCGGGCGGGTTCGCGCTGACGGCGTGCAGCCAATCCAAACCGGAGCCGACGGGCAACGCCCGGTTGGCCGCCGCCATCGCCGAAACCGAGGCCGCCCGGCCACATAGCGGCCGTACCGTCACCGCCCAGCTCACCCCCCAGGTGGTCGAGGTCGACCTGGGCGGGCCGGTCGTGCGCACACTGGCCTACGGCAACAGCATCCCGGGCCCGGTGATCCGCGCCCGCATCGGTGACGAGGTCGAGGTGACCGTGTCGAACCGGCTCGATCATCCGACGTCGGTGCATTGGCACGGCATCGCCCTGCGTAACGACATGGACGGCGCCGAGCCGGCGACACCCAACATCGCGGCCGGACACGACTTCACCTACCGGTTCTCCGTGCCGAATTCGGGTACCTACTGGGCGCACCCGCACACCGGCCTGGACGAGGACACCGGCCTGTATCTGCCGGTCATCGTCGACGACCCGACCGAGGCCAATTACGACGCCGAATGGATCGTGGTCCTTGACGATTGGACCGATGGCGTCGGGAAGAGCCCGCAGCAGCTCTATGGCGAACTGAGCAACCCGAACAAGCAGAACGCGCCCGGAACGACGACCTCGACCACTTCGACAACGACCGAGACATCGCCCACCACGACGTCCGAAACGACGACCGAGACGACGTCGACCAGCCCGACCACCTCGACTAGCCCGGCACCGGCGCCCGCCGCGGCGGGCGTCGGCACCAGTGACCTGCTCGGTGGTGACGCAGGTGATATCGCCTACCCGTACTATCTGATCAACGGGCGAATTCCCAGTTCCCCCATGACGTTTAACGCCAAGCCCGGTCAACGCGTCCGTATCCGCTTCATCAACACCGCGTCCGACACCACCTTCCGGGTGGCACTGGCCGGCCATGCGATGACGGTGACTCACACCGACGGCTACCCCGTGGTCCCTGCGCAGGTGGACGCGCTGCTCATCGGGATGGCCGAACGCTACGACGTCACCGTGACCGCCGCGGACGGTGTGTTCCCATTGGTCGCGGTCGCCGAAGGCAAGAACGCCCTGGCCCGCGCGTTGCTCTCCACCGCTTCGGGCAGCGCCCCCGACCCGCAGTTCCAGCCGGGCGAACTGACCAAGCGGGTGGGCACCGTCGAGATGTTCACGGCCACAACGCCGGTCAACCTGGGGCGGCCCGACCCCGGCCTCAACCTCCCCGTGGTCCTGGGCGGGAACATGATGCAGTACAACTGGACGATCAACGGGCAGCCCTACGGCAAGACGAATCCGCTGCATGTCCAGGAAGGGCAACGTCTGACCATTTCGTTCGACAACGCCACGATGATGTATCACCCGATTCACCTGCACGGCCATACGTTCCAGGTGATCAGGGCCGACGGCAGCCCCGGCGCCCGCAAGGACACCGTGATGGTGCTGCCCAAGCAGAAGTTGGGCGCCGTGCTGGTTGCCGACAATCCCGGCACCTGGGTGATGCACTGCCACAACACCTATCACCAGGTGGCCGGGATGATGACCCGCCTGGATTACGTCTTCTGA
- a CDS encoding SDR family oxidoreductase, translating into MKVLVIGGSGLIGSQVVARLTELGHDAVPASPRTGVNAVTGEGVADAVAGVHTVVDVSNSPSWADDDVLNFFTTSTRNLLDAERTAGVQHHVALSIVGADRAAESGYMRAKVAQEKVIVESGQPYSIVRATQFFEFVDGIADSLTDGDTVRAPHGAFQPIAAADVALAVTRAATADPVNAVINIAGPEKHGMDDFIRTRFAATGDARTVVTDNDARYYGAVLDDRSIVPTDDEDVTVYPTSFSDWMAAQAASGGQ; encoded by the coding sequence ATGAAGGTGTTGGTAATCGGTGGCAGCGGGCTGATCGGGTCTCAGGTCGTCGCCAGACTCACCGAGCTGGGACACGATGCGGTGCCGGCGTCGCCGCGCACGGGGGTCAACGCCGTGACCGGTGAAGGTGTCGCCGATGCCGTCGCGGGAGTCCACACGGTCGTGGACGTGTCCAACTCACCGTCCTGGGCCGACGACGATGTTCTGAACTTCTTCACCACGTCTACCCGCAATCTGCTGGATGCCGAGCGTACCGCGGGCGTGCAGCATCACGTCGCGCTGTCGATCGTGGGCGCCGACCGGGCTGCCGAGAGCGGCTATATGCGGGCCAAGGTGGCGCAGGAAAAAGTGATCGTGGAATCGGGGCAGCCCTATTCGATCGTGCGGGCAACGCAGTTCTTCGAATTCGTTGACGGCATTGCTGATTCGTTGACCGACGGCGACACCGTTCGCGCCCCGCACGGGGCATTCCAGCCGATTGCCGCCGCGGACGTTGCCCTGGCGGTCACCCGTGCGGCGACGGCCGATCCGGTCAACGCGGTGATCAATATCGCCGGTCCCGAAAAGCATGGGATGGACGATTTCATCCGCACGCGGTTTGCGGCCACTGGCGATGCCCGCACGGTGGTGACGGATAACGATGCCCGTTATTACGGCGCGGTTCTCGACGACCGCAGCATCGTTCCCACCGACGACGAAGACGTGACCGTCTACCCCACCAGCTTCAGCGACTGGATGGCTGCGCAGGCAGCGAGCGGCGGCCAGTAG
- a CDS encoding enoyl-CoA hydratase/isomerase family protein has translation MPEPSEPPAEEIIRYHKDAATRIATITFDRPDYLNAPTVAARLRYADLLHRAGIDDDVKVLVIRGAGDDLGSGADLTEVMRMRDAPDQSPRLAEYRIGADEVRYPPQGSFRNGATLGQWYANPNSGIRGLQDFKKISILEAKGYCYGWHFYQAADADLVISSDDALFGHPSFRYYGWGPRMWWWAQTMGIRKFQEMVFTGRAFTATEMYDCNFLNSVVPRDELEAEVERYALACASNRPTDTVFMQKVFFEIMKQFQGEYLGSMLSGVFESMGGSVRPDGGDELMLDDAMRRGLGDAVKDNDDKFPAEWRLSKKARKKARADKGAKAKRMK, from the coding sequence ATGCCCGAGCCCTCGGAGCCGCCGGCCGAAGAGATCATCCGGTACCACAAAGACGCCGCGACGCGGATCGCCACGATCACGTTCGACCGGCCGGACTATCTCAACGCACCGACGGTCGCGGCGCGCCTGCGCTACGCGGACCTGTTGCACCGGGCCGGCATCGACGACGACGTCAAGGTTCTGGTGATCCGGGGAGCGGGCGACGACCTCGGTTCGGGGGCGGACCTGACCGAGGTGATGAGGATGCGTGACGCGCCGGACCAGAGCCCGCGGCTTGCCGAATACCGGATCGGCGCCGACGAGGTCCGGTATCCGCCGCAGGGTTCGTTCCGCAACGGCGCCACCCTGGGCCAGTGGTACGCCAACCCGAACTCGGGCATCCGCGGCCTGCAGGACTTCAAGAAGATCTCCATCCTGGAGGCCAAGGGCTACTGCTACGGCTGGCACTTCTACCAGGCCGCCGATGCCGATCTGGTCATCTCCAGCGACGACGCGTTGTTCGGGCATCCGTCGTTCCGGTATTACGGTTGGGGTCCCCGGATGTGGTGGTGGGCGCAGACCATGGGCATTCGCAAGTTTCAGGAAATGGTGTTCACCGGAAGGGCTTTCACCGCCACCGAGATGTATGACTGCAACTTCCTCAACAGCGTGGTGCCGCGCGACGAACTCGAGGCAGAGGTGGAGAGGTACGCGTTGGCCTGCGCCAGCAACCGCCCCACCGACACGGTGTTCATGCAGAAGGTCTTCTTCGAGATCATGAAGCAGTTTCAGGGCGAATACCTGGGAAGCATGCTCAGCGGCGTCTTCGAGTCGATGGGCGGCAGCGTGCGCCCGGATGGCGGTGACGAGTTGATGCTCGACGACGCGATGAGGCGAGGTCTGGGCGACGCGGTCAAGGACAACGACGACAAGTTCCCCGCCGAATGGCGGCTGAGCAAGAAGGCGCGCAAGAAAGCGCGGGCCGACAAGGGCGCCAAAGCGAAGAGAATGAAATAG
- a CDS encoding SDR family NAD(P)-dependent oxidoreductase: MVNELDGKVAVVTGAASGIGRGLAERFVAEGARVVIADVETERGEALARSLGVNAVFRQTDVSDPEQVGALVSGAAETFGGLHVMVNNAGISSPLRKLLDDDLADFHRVMGVNVLGVMAGTRDAARHMADHGGGSIINITSIGGIQAGGGVMIYRASKAAVIQFTKSAAIELAYHEIRVNAIAPGSIPTPILGKSAAGMDPEQLKEFEARIRQGMRDDRPLKRDGTPDDVAEAALYFATDRSRYVTGTVLPVDGGTVAGKPIRPRKRG; encoded by the coding sequence GTGGTTAACGAATTGGACGGCAAGGTCGCCGTCGTCACCGGCGCGGCGTCCGGCATCGGCCGCGGCCTCGCGGAGCGGTTTGTGGCCGAGGGTGCGCGAGTCGTCATCGCCGACGTCGAGACCGAGCGGGGCGAGGCGCTGGCACGCTCGCTCGGTGTCAACGCCGTCTTCCGGCAGACCGACGTCTCCGATCCCGAACAGGTGGGCGCGCTGGTGTCCGGTGCGGCCGAGACGTTCGGCGGCCTGCACGTCATGGTGAACAACGCCGGGATCTCCAGCCCGCTGCGCAAGCTGCTCGACGACGACCTCGCCGATTTTCACCGGGTTATGGGGGTCAACGTGCTGGGCGTGATGGCGGGCACCCGGGATGCCGCGCGGCACATGGCCGACCACGGCGGCGGGTCGATCATCAACATCACCTCGATCGGCGGCATCCAGGCCGGCGGGGGCGTGATGATCTACCGCGCGTCCAAAGCGGCGGTTATCCAATTCACCAAGTCCGCGGCAATTGAGCTCGCGTATCACGAGATTCGGGTCAACGCCATCGCGCCGGGCAGCATCCCCACCCCGATCTTGGGGAAGTCCGCGGCCGGCATGGACCCAGAACAGCTGAAGGAATTCGAGGCACGTATCCGCCAGGGCATGCGGGACGACCGTCCGCTGAAGCGCGACGGCACCCCTGATGACGTCGCCGAGGCGGCGCTGTATTTCGCCACCGACCGCTCGCGCTACGTCACCGGGACGGTGCTTCCGGTCGACGGTGGGACCGTGGCGGGCAAGCCGATCCGACCCAGGAAACGGGGCTGA
- a CDS encoding TetR family transcriptional regulator: MTTVGRTVRTERASSTQEAILVAAERLYAEHGMFAVSNRQVSEAAGQGNNAAVGYHFGTKADLVRAIEQKHRGPVEQLRERMVTELIDTGGSTEMRNWVACLVRPLTDHLDELGNPTWYARFAAQAMTDPAYYNIIVKGALSSPSLVQVVEGINRCLPELPAEVHFERNIMARNLLMHTCADRERALAAGALTSHRSWRAAASGLIDAIVGLWLAPVTAYE, translated from the coding sequence ATGACCACCGTCGGCCGGACCGTTCGCACCGAGCGGGCAAGTTCCACCCAAGAGGCGATCCTGGTGGCGGCCGAGCGCCTGTACGCCGAGCACGGCATGTTCGCGGTATCCAACCGGCAGGTCAGCGAGGCCGCCGGCCAGGGCAACAACGCGGCCGTCGGCTATCACTTCGGCACCAAGGCCGACCTGGTGCGGGCGATCGAGCAGAAGCACCGCGGCCCCGTCGAGCAGCTTCGCGAACGGATGGTGACCGAACTGATCGACACGGGCGGTTCGACCGAAATGCGTAACTGGGTGGCGTGTTTGGTGCGCCCGCTCACCGATCACCTGGACGAACTCGGAAACCCGACCTGGTACGCGCGTTTCGCGGCCCAGGCGATGACCGACCCGGCCTACTACAACATCATCGTCAAGGGCGCGCTCAGCTCCCCGTCGCTGGTCCAGGTCGTCGAGGGCATCAACCGCTGCCTGCCCGAACTGCCGGCCGAGGTGCACTTCGAACGCAACATCATGGCGCGAAACCTGTTGATGCACACCTGCGCCGACCGTGAACGCGCGCTAGCCGCGGGGGCGCTGACGTCTCATCGGTCCTGGCGGGCCGCGGCATCCGGGCTCATCGACGCGATCGTGGGCCTGTGGCTGGCGCCCGTGACGGCGTACGAGTAA
- a CDS encoding amidohydrolase family protein, whose product MVFSADNHISLADDIFYQRFPDDLKDKAPRIWYEDGAYQVGRKGQSFLPGDFSAVLMQYDDLPGAASTNIEARIQELHDDGVEKELAFPNAVLALFHYPDKKLRELTFRIYNEYIAELQERSNGRFYGAGLINWWDPQGTRKTLEELKSLGLKTFLLPLNPGKDDDGNIIDYGSTSMKPVWDEIEAAGLPVTHHIGETPPKTPCQFNSVVVGMMINIDGFREQFAKYLFTGILDDHPGLRIGWFEGGIAWVPWALQDADHLMGSYQHMFNRTLEHEPRYYWDTHMSASFMVDPLGLQLIDQIGVDKVMWSSDYPHNESTYGYSEKSLKSVVDAVGPDNAVKIVSDNVTKFLGL is encoded by the coding sequence GTGGTCTTCTCGGCGGACAACCACATCTCGCTGGCGGATGACATCTTCTACCAACGCTTTCCGGATGACCTGAAGGACAAGGCGCCGCGGATCTGGTACGAGGACGGGGCCTACCAGGTCGGTCGCAAGGGGCAATCGTTCCTGCCGGGCGACTTCAGCGCGGTGCTGATGCAGTATGACGACCTGCCCGGCGCCGCGAGCACCAACATCGAGGCCCGGATTCAGGAGTTGCATGACGACGGCGTCGAGAAGGAACTGGCGTTCCCCAACGCGGTCTTGGCGCTGTTCCACTACCCGGACAAGAAGCTTCGCGAGCTCACCTTCCGCATCTACAACGAATACATCGCCGAACTGCAGGAGCGCTCGAACGGCCGCTTCTACGGGGCGGGCCTGATCAACTGGTGGGACCCACAGGGCACCAGGAAGACTTTGGAAGAGCTGAAGTCGTTGGGCCTCAAGACGTTTCTGCTGCCCCTGAACCCGGGCAAGGATGACGACGGCAACATCATCGACTACGGCAGCACCTCGATGAAACCGGTCTGGGACGAGATCGAGGCCGCGGGCCTTCCCGTGACCCACCACATCGGTGAGACCCCGCCGAAAACCCCTTGCCAGTTCAACAGCGTCGTGGTGGGCATGATGATCAACATCGACGGCTTCCGCGAGCAGTTCGCCAAGTACCTCTTCACCGGAATCCTCGATGATCATCCCGGGCTGAGAATCGGCTGGTTCGAAGGTGGGATCGCCTGGGTACCTTGGGCTTTGCAGGATGCTGACCACCTGATGGGGTCGTACCAGCACATGTTCAACCGGACCCTCGAGCACGAGCCGCGCTACTACTGGGACACCCACATGAGCGCGTCGTTCATGGTCGACCCCCTCGGCCTGCAGCTGATCGACCAGATCGGGGTGGACAAGGTGATGTGGTCCAGCGACTACCCGCACAACGAAAGCACCTATGGCTATTCCGAGAAATCGCTGAAATCCGTTGTGGATGCGGTAGGCCCGGACAACGCGGTGAAGATCGTCAGCGACAACGTCACTAAGTTCCTGGGCTTGTAG
- a CDS encoding ferredoxin: MKVTVDQDVCASSGNCVMNAPEVFDQRDDDGVVVLLNPNPTPEQAEGARRAAAACPALAIHIEE, translated from the coding sequence ATGAAAGTGACTGTCGACCAAGACGTTTGCGCTTCCTCCGGGAACTGCGTGATGAATGCGCCCGAAGTGTTCGACCAGCGCGACGACGACGGCGTCGTCGTCCTACTCAATCCCAATCCGACGCCCGAACAGGCCGAAGGGGCTCGGCGGGCGGCGGCGGCCTGCCCCGCGCTTGCCATCCACATCGAGGAATGA
- a CDS encoding cytochrome P450, producing MSDTLTSTATAQTSDIPDYPMAREPRCPFAPPPDVMALAAARPMSRVRIWDGSTPWLITGYEQVRELFSDSRVSVDDRQPGFPHWNEGMLSTVHKRPRSVFTADGEEHTRFRRMLSKPFTFKRVENLRPTIQRITDEHIDAILAGPQPADIVTALALPVPSLVISQLLGVPYEDADMFQHHANVGLARYATGEDTVKGAMSLNKYLAQLVEAKMENPAEDAVSDLAERVKAGELSVKEAAQLGTGLLIAGHETTSNMIGLGVLALLENPDQLAVIRDAEDPKVIASAVEELLRYLSIIQNGQRRIALEDIHIAGETIRAGEGIIIDLAPANWDADAFAEPDRLYLHRSGADRNVAFGYGRHQCVGQQLARAELQIVFHTLARRIPTLQLAIPIEEVPFKDDRLAYGVYELPVTW from the coding sequence ATGTCAGACACATTGACGAGCACCGCGACAGCGCAGACCTCCGATATCCCGGACTACCCGATGGCCAGGGAGCCGCGCTGCCCGTTCGCGCCGCCACCGGACGTGATGGCGCTGGCCGCGGCCAGGCCGATGTCCCGAGTGCGGATCTGGGACGGCAGCACGCCGTGGCTCATTACCGGCTACGAGCAAGTGCGCGAGCTGTTTTCGGATTCGCGGGTCAGCGTCGACGACCGCCAACCCGGATTCCCGCACTGGAACGAAGGCATGCTGTCCACGGTGCACAAGCGCCCACGGTCGGTCTTCACCGCCGACGGTGAGGAGCACACCCGGTTCCGGCGCATGCTGTCGAAGCCCTTCACGTTCAAGCGAGTCGAGAACCTGCGCCCGACCATCCAGCGGATCACCGACGAGCACATCGATGCGATCCTCGCCGGGCCGCAGCCCGCCGACATCGTCACCGCGCTGGCGCTGCCGGTGCCCTCGCTGGTGATCAGCCAGCTGCTGGGCGTTCCGTACGAAGACGCCGACATGTTTCAGCACCACGCCAACGTCGGACTCGCGCGTTACGCCACCGGTGAGGACACCGTCAAAGGCGCGATGAGCCTGAACAAGTACCTCGCCCAACTGGTCGAAGCCAAGATGGAGAATCCGGCCGAGGACGCGGTGTCCGACCTCGCCGAGCGGGTGAAGGCCGGCGAGCTCAGCGTGAAGGAGGCCGCGCAGCTGGGCACCGGCCTGCTGATCGCCGGGCACGAGACCACCTCCAACATGATCGGGCTCGGCGTGCTCGCCCTGCTGGAAAACCCCGACCAGCTGGCGGTGATCCGCGACGCCGAAGATCCGAAGGTGATCGCCAGCGCGGTAGAAGAACTCCTGCGCTACCTCAGCATCATTCAGAACGGCCAGCGCCGCATCGCGCTCGAAGACATCCACATCGCCGGCGAGACGATTCGTGCCGGCGAGGGCATCATCATCGATCTGGCCCCGGCCAACTGGGATGCGGACGCGTTCGCCGAACCGGACCGTCTATACCTGCATCGGTCCGGCGCCGACCGCAACGTCGCCTTCGGCTACGGCCGGCACCAGTGCGTGGGGCAGCAGCTGGCCCGCGCTGAGCTGCAGATCGTCTTCCACACGCTGGCCCGGCGCATTCCCACACTGCAACTTGCCATTCCGATCGAGGAGGTTCCGTTCAAGGATGACCGACTCGCCTACGGCGTCTACGAACTGCCGGTGACCTGGTAG
- a CDS encoding M24 family metallopeptidase, giving the protein MATEVLPDERTLRSGRRQRALEQMAAHDLDVLVLGRQANVRYVTGAPQLWVAGTRPFGPTCVLVRETGAVHLLSTWDEGVPEDIPHENLYGISWNPMNTMSALQRIDGAATARRVGTDALSPVFAQLLPTAFPNAQLVDGELAMRAARRIKTDEEIAALRESVAVAESALAAAVSELRPGVTEQALAGVLLEASAAGGVSTPSNQDVAWVTSRKHPWRRAHGDGRIQEGDLVAFSAGVLAGGYVGEVGRTWPADNRHTPGGAEALHGRWERLWDNLIDACRPGAGASELLAAYRAAGEPEPPMPVARGLGMGFDPPVVSKHLPATAADERLEQGMVLAVTGYVWEEGIGAVFGREAVLITADGPEVLTASPFWQP; this is encoded by the coding sequence ATGGCAACTGAGGTTCTGCCCGACGAGCGCACGCTCCGGTCGGGCCGCAGGCAACGGGCGCTGGAGCAGATGGCGGCGCACGATCTCGACGTCCTGGTCCTCGGCCGGCAGGCCAACGTCCGTTACGTGACGGGGGCGCCCCAGCTGTGGGTCGCCGGCACCCGGCCGTTCGGCCCGACCTGCGTGCTGGTGCGCGAGACTGGCGCCGTACACCTTCTCAGCACCTGGGACGAGGGCGTTCCCGAGGACATCCCGCACGAGAACCTCTACGGCATCTCGTGGAACCCGATGAACACGATGTCCGCCCTGCAGCGCATCGACGGTGCGGCAACCGCGCGCCGCGTCGGAACCGACGCCCTCTCACCGGTTTTCGCCCAGCTCCTGCCCACTGCGTTTCCGAACGCCCAGCTGGTCGACGGCGAGCTCGCGATGCGGGCCGCGCGCCGCATCAAGACGGACGAGGAGATCGCCGCGCTACGCGAGTCCGTCGCTGTCGCCGAGTCGGCGCTGGCGGCCGCGGTCTCCGAGTTGCGCCCGGGCGTCACCGAACAGGCGCTGGCCGGCGTCTTGTTGGAGGCCTCCGCGGCCGGCGGGGTGAGCACACCGTCGAATCAGGATGTCGCGTGGGTGACGTCGCGCAAGCATCCATGGCGGCGTGCCCACGGCGATGGTCGTATCCAAGAAGGGGACCTGGTCGCGTTCTCCGCCGGAGTGCTGGCGGGAGGCTACGTCGGCGAGGTCGGCCGGACCTGGCCCGCCGATAACCGGCACACGCCTGGCGGCGCCGAAGCCCTGCACGGCCGCTGGGAACGCCTGTGGGACAACCTGATCGACGCATGTCGGCCCGGCGCCGGCGCGAGCGAGCTGCTCGCCGCCTATCGGGCCGCGGGCGAGCCCGAGCCGCCGATGCCGGTGGCCCGCGGCCTGGGCATGGGGTTCGACCCACCCGTCGTTTCCAAGCACCTGCCCGCCACCGCTGCCGACGAACGTCTGGAGCAAGGGATGGTGCTGGCGGTCACGGGCTACGTGTGGGAAGAGGGCATCGGCGCGGTATTCGGGCGAGAAGCGGTACTGATCACCGCGGACGGTCCCGAAGTGCTCACCGCGAGCCCGTTCTGGCAGCCCTAG
- a CDS encoding alpha/beta fold hydrolase — MDVHRKTLSVDGLATSYLEAGDGDPVVLLHGGEFGAGAELGWERNIAALAGRYRVLAPDQLGFGESAKVIDFVDGRGMRIRHVARFCELLGVDSAHFVGNSMGAINLLTDATSDTPLLPVRSLAIICGGGEIQQNEHFEALQNYDATLPAMRRIVEALFFDSGYPADYDYVRRRYESSTAPGAWEAIAAARFRRPGATPSATPSTARAYERIGVPTLVVEGAGDKLLPAGWAAEIAKQIDGARSVVVDDAGHCPQIEQSSVVNELLVDFLGAR, encoded by the coding sequence ATGGACGTTCATCGCAAAACGCTGTCGGTCGACGGCCTGGCCACCAGCTATCTGGAAGCCGGCGACGGCGACCCGGTGGTATTGCTGCACGGGGGTGAGTTCGGCGCCGGCGCCGAACTCGGCTGGGAGCGCAACATCGCCGCGCTCGCCGGCCGGTATCGAGTCCTGGCACCGGACCAGCTGGGGTTCGGGGAATCGGCCAAGGTCATCGACTTCGTCGACGGCCGCGGCATGCGGATCCGGCATGTGGCCCGGTTCTGCGAACTGCTCGGCGTCGACTCGGCGCACTTCGTCGGCAATTCGATGGGCGCCATCAACCTGCTCACCGACGCCACGTCGGACACACCGCTGCTCCCGGTGCGCAGCCTCGCGATCATCTGCGGCGGCGGCGAGATCCAGCAGAACGAGCACTTCGAGGCGCTGCAGAACTACGACGCGACGCTGCCCGCGATGCGCCGCATCGTCGAAGCGCTGTTCTTCGACTCCGGCTATCCCGCCGACTACGACTACGTGCGCCGCCGCTACGAGTCGAGCACGGCGCCGGGGGCATGGGAAGCCATCGCCGCGGCCAGGTTCCGCCGCCCCGGCGCCACGCCGTCCGCAACCCCGTCTACCGCTCGGGCCTACGAACGCATCGGCGTGCCAACGCTTGTCGTCGAAGGGGCCGGGGACAAGCTCCTTCCGGCCGGGTGGGCCGCCGAGATCGCCAAGCAGATCGACGGTGCCCGCTCGGTTGTGGTCGACGACGCCGGACATTGCCCGCAGATCGAGCAGTCCTCGGTGGTCAACGAGTTGCTGGTGGATTTTCTGGGCGCACGCTGA